A genome region from Panicum virgatum strain AP13 chromosome 4K, P.virgatum_v5, whole genome shotgun sequence includes the following:
- the LOC120704534 gene encoding uncharacterized protein LOC120704534, with product MNLLNDIPELEGRNYGKWYQKLEIALAMANIDFAINTPQPQEPEKPVRAQNETDVAFAVRQKKYDADKTLYDKEMAPWADSNRKCLLIIKGSISEFIRMAITACPTATEYLQKIKSQFTGSSKAYASTLVEQLITKKYTGGGIRDHILEMSLMANKLVTMDMPLPEPFLVQLVFKSIPKEFATFHVNYNTFLENWDIEKLIAMCAQEEGRLENANGGGEPVFQVQHQKKKNPQKNYQNYKRPFPPSKNQHESGPSRPPPCKKDWSDFPVDKDQCLKCKKRGHYKRQYPEFLMELLKNGDKYEPDPTKRRKKN from the exons ATGAACCTTTTGAATGACATCCCAGAATTAGAAGGCAGAAACTATGGGAAGTGGTACCAGAAGCTAGAAATCGCTCTGGCGATGGCCAACATAGATTTTGCCATCAATACACCTCAGCCACAAGAACCAGAAAAGCCTGTGAGGGCTCAGAATGAAACTGACGTTGCATTCGCTGTTCGTCAGAAGAAATATGATGCAGATAAGACCTTGTATGACAAGGAGATGGCACCGTGGGCAGATTCAAACCGCAAGTGCTTATTGATCATTAAAGGTTCTATCTCAGAATTCATCAGAATGGCAATCACTGCTTGCCCCACCGCTACAGAATACCTCCAGAAAATAAAGAGTCAGTTCACTGGCTCTTCCAAGGCTTATGCTTCTACTCTTGTAGAGCAGCTAATTACAAAGAAATACACTGGTGGTGGAATCAGAGATCATATTCTAGAGATGAGCCTCATGGCCAACAAGCTAGTGACAATGGATATGCCTTTGCCAGAACCGTTCCTTGTCCAGCTTGTTTTCAAGTCCATTCCAAAGGAGTTTGCGACTTTTCACGTCAATTACAACACCTTTCTAGAAAACTGGGACATTGAGAAGCTGATTGCCATGTGCGCTCAGGAAGAAGGAAGGCTGGAAAATGCCAATGGTGGTGGTGAACCTGTCTTCCAAGTCCAGCACCAGAAGAAAAAGAACCCCCAAAAAAATTACCAGAACTACAAGAGACCCTTCCCGCCAAGCAAGAATCAGCATGAAAGTGGTCCTTCCAGACCGCCTCCATGCAAAAAAGATTGGTCGGACTTCCCAGTTGATAAAGACCAATGCCTCAAATGCAAGAAAAGAGGGCACTACAAGAGGCAATACCCAGAATTTCTCATGGAGCTGTTAAAGAACG GGGACAAGTATGAGCCAGACCCTaccaagaggaggaagaagaattaA